A section of the Humulus lupulus chromosome 2, drHumLupu1.1, whole genome shotgun sequence genome encodes:
- the LOC133818256 gene encoding VQ motif-containing protein 22-like gives MSETMPNPTEWMQFYSPNFSGSQGATTTTHHSTLFPDRVSDATVVTTAAAATELVGSGSSSPSAAAGTNRLSPEGGRVSKPVRRRSRASRRTPTTLLNTDTTNFRAMVQQFTGGPTAPFANSGAHPGGPGFAFGLGARQNFVNPSAGMVPAAALAGYNYHHQPPQQQNIYQQQYPFSLSTGTGDDSFVQRLSSGRPVMGNMGVSTEDFLMGVTAGISGSQVAAARPSSNSANENRSNNFMF, from the coding sequence ATGAGTGAAACCATGCCTAACCCAACTGAATGGATGCAATTCTACAGCCCAAACTTCTCCGGTAGTCAAGGAGCAACGACCACCACTCATCACTCTACTCTATTCCCCGATCGAGTTTCCGACGCCACAGTAGTCACCACTGCCGCCGCCGCAACCGAACTAGTCGGCTCCGGAAGTTCCAGTCCCTCTGCTGCGGCGGGAACCAACCGCTTGAGTCCGGAGGGTGGCCGAGTTTCGAAGCCTGTACGACGTCGTTCTAGGGCTTCACGGCGAACGCCAACGACGCTTCTCAACACCGACACCACAAACTTCCGCGCCATGGTCCAACAATTCACCGGTGGTCCCACCGCCCCCTTCGCCAACTCTGGGGCCCACCCTGGTGGTCCAGGTTTCGCGTTCGGACTGGGCGCCCGCCAAAACTTCGTAAACCCTAGTGCAGGCATGGTCCCAGCAGCAGCTTTGGCCGGTTACAATTACCATCATCAGCCGCCACAGCAGCAGAATATCTACCAACAGCAGTATCCCTTCTCGCTAAGCACCGGCACCGGCGACGATAGCTTTGTTCAGAGACTGAGCTCCGGTAGGCCAGTGATGGGCAACATGGGGGTGAGTACAGAAGATTTTCTGATGGGGGTCACCGCCGGCATATCGGGTTCCCAAGTTGCGGCGGCGAGGCCTTCTTCAAACTCGGCGAACGAGAATCGGAGTAATAATTTCATGTTTTGA